In Xenorhabdus griffiniae, the genomic window CAACAGGCGAGGTGCTGGCTGAGGTTGCATCAGGCGGGCAGGAAGAGATCGCCCAAGCTGTTGCGGCAGCCAAAGAAGCGTTCCCCAAGTGGGCAAATACCCCAATGAAAGAACGCGCTCGTTTGATGCGCCGTTTGGGTGAATTAATCGACCAAAATGTTCCCGATATTTCTGCGCTGGAAACCAAGGATACGGGTCTTCCCATCCATCAAACACAAAATGTCCTGATCCCACGGGCTTCGCAAAATTTCAATTTTTTCGCTGAAATTTGCCAGCAGATGAATGGGCGCACTTATCCTGTTGATGACACAATGCTCAACTACACATTAATCCAGCCTGTTGGTGTTTGTGCATTGATTTCCCCATGGAATGTGCCTTTTATGACGGCGACGTGGAAGGTTGCGCCTTGTCTGGCTCTGGGAAATACGGCTGTTTTGAAGATGTCCGAACTTTCCCCATTGACAGCCAACCGCTTAGGCGAATTGGCGTTGGAAGCCGGCATTCCGGCTGGGGTATTGAATGTGGTACAGGGCTACGGTAACACCGCAGGCGATGCACTGGTAAAACATCATGATGTGCGTGCAGTCTCTTTCACCGGTGGAACTGCAACGGGTCGCCTGATCATGCAAAATGCCGGACTGAAAAAATATTCTATGGAATTAGGCGGAAAATCCCCTGTCCTCATTTTTGAAGATGCAGATATTGAACGCGCACTGGATGCCGCTCTGTTTACCATTTTTTCCCTTAATGGCGAACGTTGTACGGCAGGTTCCCGCATTTTCATCCAAGAAAGTATTTACCCCGAATTCGTTAAACGCTTTGCTGAACGCGCGAATCGGTTACGTGTCGGTGATCCCCAAGAT contains:
- the hpaE gene encoding 5-carboxymethyl-2-hydroxymuconate semialdehyde dehydrogenase: MTMINHWINGKNVGSKTYFTTTNPATGEVLAEVASGGQEEIAQAVAAAKEAFPKWANTPMKERARLMRRLGELIDQNVPDISALETKDTGLPIHQTQNVLIPRASQNFNFFAEICQQMNGRTYPVDDTMLNYTLIQPVGVCALISPWNVPFMTATWKVAPCLALGNTAVLKMSELSPLTANRLGELALEAGIPAGVLNVVQGYGNTAGDALVKHHDVRAVSFTGGTATGRLIMQNAGLKKYSMELGGKSPVLIFEDADIERALDAALFTIFSLNGERCTAGSRIFIQESIYPEFVKRFAERANRLRVGDPQDPQTQVGSLISRQHWEKVSNYIRLGIEEGATLLAGGPDKPADLPAHLKNGHFLRPTVLADVDNHMRVAQEEIFGPVACLLPFKREEDGLRMANDVEYGLASYIWTQDVSKVLRLARHIEAGMVFVNSQNVRDLRQPFGGIKASGVGREGGEYSFEVFAEVKNVCISMGEHPIPRWGV